A genomic window from Tolypothrix sp. PCC 7910 includes:
- a CDS encoding filamentous hemagglutinin N-terminal domain-containing protein produces the protein MSTTGYTYAFVGAFTTGLLTAGMILPAIGQVTSDGTTNTQVNANGNNFNILNGINKGNNLFHSFSNFSVPTGGSATFDLTNTPNITTLFSRVTGGNVSNIDGLISTVNSSNPVSLFLINPNGIVFGKNALLNIGGSFVGTTANSIKFSDGSEFSAVNPTVKPLLTMSVPIGLQMGQTPGMITVQNTGHRLLIQQSSPVQMGTTPLGLQVAPGQTLALVGGDMVLDGGILSAPSGNLELSSAKAETVNLSTTSLGWNFDYSALTQYGDLRFSHQALVNASGAPSGSIHLQGRNIRVNDGSVALLINEGNQVSGDITVNASEFLEVSGIGTYGFARSMLFTDTTKGAGGNLVITAPQVLVQDGAEAYTRTLGSGRAGNILVAADGIQIVGFSPLNISNSSDIGSETDGAGRGGDVQLTTQQLSIQRVGQLTNATFGPGTTGNSTINATDFIELSGYIPNPSGTSGFLGATSFNRGNVGQVTINTSTLRVLDSGSLSTNTFGQGNAGILQINASEQIIVSGNASGVPSRIGSGAPKQSAAFLKSVGLSGLPTGNSGDLVINTPSLQITDGGLVRVNNQGFGNAGNLYINADMIALDRSGTISATTNSGKGGGINLQSNALILRHGSNIIATAGGTGNGGNITINSPIILGLENSDIVANAFQGKGGNINITTQGIFGLKYSNQLTPESDITASSEFGINGTVDINNFGVDPSSGLVELPVNLTDSSQQIATGCSNNTGSSFVATGRGGVPQNPMQEVRSDRTWSDTRDISAFRQTQALQSQISQPSKPLLQATSWHRRADGKIEIVAASTVNVRPSLTCAAVRNSQFPNF, from the coding sequence ATGTCTACGACGGGCTATACCTACGCATTTGTGGGAGCATTCACCACTGGCTTATTGACTGCGGGGATGATATTACCCGCAATAGGTCAAGTGACATCCGATGGCACAACTAACACCCAAGTCAACGCAAACGGTAATAATTTTAATATTCTTAACGGTATAAATAAAGGTAATAATTTATTTCACAGCTTCAGTAATTTTTCTGTGCCTACAGGTGGTTCAGCCACCTTTGATTTAACTAATACACCAAATATTACAACTCTATTTAGTCGAGTTACTGGTGGAAATGTTTCCAATATTGATGGATTAATTAGCACAGTTAATAGTAGTAATCCGGTTAGTCTGTTTTTAATAAATCCCAACGGGATTGTGTTTGGTAAAAATGCCTTGTTAAATATTGGTGGGTCGTTTGTGGGGACAACGGCGAATAGTATTAAGTTTAGCGATGGTAGTGAATTCAGTGCAGTGAATCCAACCGTGAAACCGTTGTTGACGATGAGTGTGCCCATCGGACTGCAAATGGGACAAACGCCTGGAATGATTACTGTCCAAAATACTGGACACCGCTTATTAATTCAGCAGAGTAGTCCGGTGCAGATGGGCACAACTCCCTTGGGCTTGCAGGTGGCTCCTGGTCAAACCCTAGCATTGGTAGGGGGAGATATGGTGTTAGATGGTGGGATTCTCAGCGCTCCATCAGGCAACCTAGAACTTAGTAGCGCCAAAGCCGAAACCGTTAATCTAAGCACCACATCTCTGGGCTGGAATTTTGACTACAGCGCACTAACGCAGTATGGTGATCTTCGATTTTCCCATCAAGCCCTTGTCAACGCTAGTGGTGCGCCATCAGGTTCGATTCACCTCCAAGGCAGAAATATTAGGGTAAATGATGGTTCTGTAGCTTTATTAATCAACGAGGGAAATCAAGTTTCTGGGGATATTACGGTCAATGCCAGTGAGTTCTTGGAAGTGAGTGGGATAGGCACCTATGGATTTGCCCGAAGCATGTTGTTTACCGATACCACCAAAGGTGCCGGTGGCAATCTGGTAATTACTGCACCACAAGTACTAGTCCAAGATGGGGCAGAAGCTTATACCCGTACATTGGGATCGGGAAGGGCAGGAAATATCTTAGTCGCGGCGGATGGGATTCAGATCGTTGGATTTTCACCTTTGAATATCAGTAATAGCAGCGACATCGGTTCCGAAACGGATGGGGCTGGACGGGGTGGTGATGTTCAACTCACGACACAGCAATTGAGCATACAAAGGGTGGGGCAGCTTACGAATGCCACTTTTGGCCCTGGAACAACAGGAAATAGCACGATCAATGCCACTGATTTTATCGAACTCAGTGGATATATTCCCAACCCCTCTGGCACTTCTGGTTTTCTCGGAGCCACCAGCTTTAACCGAGGAAATGTGGGGCAAGTAACCATCAATACATCCACATTGAGGGTGCTGGATTCCGGCTCTCTTTCGACCAACACCTTTGGCCAGGGCAATGCCGGAATCCTGCAAATCAATGCTTCAGAGCAAATTATTGTCAGTGGTAACGCATCGGGAGTGCCAAGTCGGATTGGCTCCGGTGCGCCAAAGCAATCTGCCGCCTTTCTGAAATCAGTTGGACTATCGGGTTTGCCTACAGGCAATTCAGGTGATTTGGTAATTAATACCCCAAGCTTGCAGATTACAGATGGGGGTCTGGTGCGGGTCAATAACCAAGGTTTTGGTAATGCTGGAAACCTCTACATTAATGCCGATATGATCGCCCTCGATCGCTCTGGCACAATTTCGGCAACCACAAACTCAGGAAAAGGTGGTGGAATTAATCTGCAATCTAATGCCTTAATCTTGCGCCACGGTAGCAATATTATCGCCACCGCTGGCGGCACAGGCAATGGTGGTAACATTACCATCAATTCCCCCATTATCCTGGGTTTAGAAAACAGTGATATCGTCGCCAACGCATTCCAAGGTAAGGGCGGTAACATCAACATCACTACCCAAGGCATATTTGGACTCAAATACAGCAACCAACTGACTCCTGAAAGTGATATTACTGCTAGTTCCGAATTTGGTATTAACGGTACGGTAGATATCAATAATTTTGGAGTTGACCCCAGTTCTGGTTTAGTGGAATTGCCCGTAAACTTAACAGACTCATCACAACAAATTGCTACAGGTTGTTCTAATAATACTGGTAGTAGTTTTGTCGCTACAGGTAGGGGTGGTGTACCGCAAAATCCGATGCAGGAAGTGAGGAGCGATCGCACTTGGTCTGATACTCGTGATATCTCTGCATTCAGACAAACACAAGCTTTACAATCCCAGATATCCCAACCGTCCAAGCCTCTTTTGCAAGCTACATCTTGGCATCGTCGTGCTGATGGCAAAATTGAAATAGTTGCTGCTTCAACTGTCAATGTACGACCATCTTTAACCTGTGCTGCTGTTCGGAATAGTCAATTTCCCAACTTTTAG
- a CDS encoding S-layer family protein: MRRILYQVTIGLLTCGVLPPVNAQVVSDFTTNTIVNQSGNDFTILNGIEKGNNLFHSFSNFSVPTGGSASFDLINTPNITTIFSRVTGANISQVNGLIQSVNSNNSVSLFLMNPNGIVFGKNAALNIGGSFVGTTANSIKFADGVEFSAVKASSPPLLTMSVPVGLQMGQNPGAIAAQGSGYSLNIANILSPIIRTPSLTQLKVQPGKTLALVGGNLNLQGATLTAETGNIELGSLGSSEFVDLISTTQGYTFGYNNVHNFGDIQVAHKSLLDVSGVNAGSVQVQGKQIQFTDGSLLLAQNNGNLPGGNLHLQATESINLIGAASGVRSETWKQGAGSNISVITPKINLYEGGILSSNTYGLSHSGNIQVNAKNIEISGLSPNNATGSFINTSTFGAGNAGNIFIQGDSLLVSYGGGVSSVSRGVGSSGEIVVRNQDTTVQSSNSSPFGTRIASVTFNIGSAKTLTIDTARLKVIDGASVGTSSYFIGHAGDVRINATEFVEVNGYNPLTPSAINSSALILNSILQKLFGLSQYKLTADAGTIDLTTPNLILKNQGTVTVTNQGTGNAGSLKINANSIQLQNQAFIEAKTESGNGGNIDLQVGSSLLMRDQSQITSTAAGNGNGGNININSPIIIGWENSDIIANAFQGKGGNININTQGIFGLEYRPQLTSENDINASSQLGVNGIVNVNTIGVDPNSGLVELPANVTDPSQQIATGCSINSGSSFVAIGRGGVPQNPTQEVRSDRTWSDTRDISAFHKTQSVQAQIPQSPKPLVQATSWHRRADGKIEIFASQTAHVQPSLTCAAVPQR, from the coding sequence ATGAGACGGATTCTCTATCAAGTGACAATTGGATTACTAACTTGCGGAGTTTTACCGCCTGTAAATGCTCAAGTCGTATCTGATTTTACTACCAATACTATTGTTAATCAAAGTGGTAATGATTTTACTATTCTTAATGGTATTGAAAAGGGCAATAATTTATTTCACAGTTTTAGCAACTTCTCAGTCCCTACAGGTGGTTCAGCCAGCTTTGATTTAATTAACACGCCAAATATTACCACTATATTTAGTCGAGTTACGGGTGCAAATATTTCTCAGGTTAATGGATTAATTCAATCAGTAAATAGTAATAATTCTGTCAGTTTATTTTTGATGAATCCCAATGGGATTGTATTTGGTAAAAATGCAGCTTTGAATATCGGCGGGTCATTTGTTGGGACAACAGCTAATAGTATTAAATTTGCTGATGGGGTAGAGTTTAGTGCTGTGAAGGCTTCCAGCCCACCTTTATTAACAATGAGCGTACCTGTGGGTTTACAGATGGGACAAAATCCAGGGGCTATCGCTGCTCAAGGTTCAGGATATAGCTTAAATATTGCTAATATCTTATCTCCCATTATTCGCACTCCTAGTCTGACACAACTGAAAGTACAACCAGGAAAAACACTAGCTTTGGTGGGTGGTAATCTGAATTTGCAAGGAGCAACGCTAACAGCTGAAACTGGTAACATTGAGTTGGGTAGTTTGGGTAGCTCAGAATTTGTTGACCTCATATCAACGACTCAAGGGTATACATTCGGGTATAACAATGTACACAATTTTGGAGATATTCAAGTTGCCCACAAATCCCTACTAGATGTTAGTGGAGTAAATGCTGGTTCTGTGCAGGTGCAAGGTAAGCAGATTCAATTTACCGATGGCTCACTGTTACTGGCGCAAAATAATGGTAATCTCCCTGGTGGGAACTTGCATCTTCAAGCAACCGAAAGCATTAATCTGATTGGTGCAGCCAGCGGGGTTCGGAGTGAAACTTGGAAGCAAGGAGCTGGTAGCAATATCAGTGTTATTACCCCTAAAATCAATCTCTATGAAGGAGGGATATTAAGTAGTAACACTTATGGACTGTCTCACAGTGGAAATATTCAGGTTAATGCCAAAAACATAGAAATATCTGGCTTATCCCCCAACAATGCCACTGGCAGTTTTATTAACACCAGTACCTTTGGTGCTGGGAATGCAGGTAATATTTTTATCCAAGGCGATAGTTTACTTGTATCCTATGGTGGCGGTGTGTCTTCTGTATCGCGGGGTGTTGGTTCTAGTGGTGAAATTGTGGTTCGCAACCAAGATACCACTGTGCAGAGTAGTAATAGCTCTCCCTTCGGTACAAGAATTGCCTCAGTCACTTTCAATATTGGTAGCGCTAAAACCTTAACCATAGATACCGCTAGGTTAAAAGTTATAGATGGTGCCTCGGTCGGCACAAGTTCATATTTTATCGGTCATGCCGGGGATGTGAGGATCAATGCTACAGAATTTGTGGAAGTTAATGGTTACAATCCATTAACACCGAGTGCTATTAACTCCTCTGCGCTCATACTCAACTCAATATTGCAGAAGTTATTTGGGCTATCACAATATAAACTGACTGCTGATGCTGGTACGATTGACCTGACAACACCAAACCTGATCCTAAAGAATCAAGGAACTGTGACTGTTACCAATCAAGGTACTGGTAATGCTGGTAGTCTGAAAATTAATGCCAATAGTATCCAATTACAAAATCAAGCTTTTATCGAAGCCAAAACAGAATCAGGTAATGGTGGCAACATTGATTTACAGGTGGGTAGCTCTTTGCTGATGCGCGATCAGAGCCAAATTACCTCCACCGCAGCCGGTAATGGTAACGGAGGAAATATTAACATTAATTCACCGATTATTATCGGCTGGGAAAACAGCGATATCATCGCCAATGCCTTCCAAGGAAAAGGCGGTAATATTAATATTAATACCCAGGGTATTTTCGGTTTAGAATACCGTCCTCAACTTACTTCAGAAAATGATATCAACGCGAGTTCTCAATTGGGAGTCAACGGTATAGTTAATGTTAATACTATTGGTGTCGATCCTAATTCAGGTTTAGTTGAACTACCAGCAAATGTCACCGATCCCTCACAGCAGATAGCTACAGGTTGTTCTATTAATAGTGGTAGTAGTTTTGTCGCTATAGGAAGAGGTGGTGTACCGCAAAATCCAACTCAGGAAGTGAGGAGCGATCGCACTTGGTCTGATACCCGTGATATCTCTGCTTTCCACAAAACACAATCAGTACAAGCTCAAATACCCCAATCACCAAAACCTCTTGTGCAAGCAACTTCCTGGCATCGTCGCGCTGATGGCAAAATTGAAATCTTTGCTTCTCAAACTGCCCACGTACAACCATCCTTAACCTGTGCTGCTGTTCCTCAACGTTAA
- a CDS encoding S-layer family protein: MRAIKFLTTFTTGVLTAGMILPAIAQVTSDATTNTQVNSSGNNFIILNGIAKENNLFHSFSNFSVPTGSSATFDLVNTPNITNIFSRVTSGNISHIDGLISTIGNNHPINLFLMNPNGIVFGQNAMLNIGGSFVGTTASSIKFADGSEFSAVNTSSSPLLTMSVPIGLQMGNSASQIQVQGKGNDGIVPTNNLGIVASPGKTFALVAGEITFKGGVITAPIGRIEVGAVNSGTVNLIPTPIGWQLGYTEVSDLGDIQFIERSSLWNPYPIGNPFGGIQVVARDITLNQSQIAAATAGSGQGGNIAINAMRSLSLSGVNAYAYAPSAWIVNQVAPGATGNGGSVNIQAGQLTLLDGAAIETLSLGAGAAGKVQVVADTITASGSIALRSPLAPSGSSNSRIASQTYASGAGGDVSLVARNLTLTDSGQVGTMVFPGATGRGGNVTVDVTARIYANGVNPISLLSSGINTYSFGIGNSGNVNVSTGALNLIDGGGIFTFASRLAGIPGTGFGNSGDVTVVAREGIDMTGASPVSPAQLSFIGTSTTGSGNSGQVSVTTPMLSMQAGASLATSSVSVIGSFGDPNQSNNLGNAGNISVNVGKNLTISGINPFTKASSLLGSLTYGNGNAGDVKLQTNQLQVLDAGAVGSVTGGTGNAGALTIQANDILVEGKNIHTSAIATSAPIPLETARRFYNLPDAPTGNIGVLNINTQQLTVRNGGRVSVTYEGTGNAGQLNINAERVFLDNGNIIATTKSGQGGNINLAIANSLLSRHGSKINAESGGIGNGGNINISSPVIAGLENSDIIANAVNGNGGNIQISTQGIFGLKYSPQLTNESDITASSQFGVNGTVDIHNFGVDPNSGLVELPANVTEPSQQIATGCSNANGSSFVATGRGGIPQNPAREIASDRPWVDLRDISAFHKTSTVTTKIPQFPKVLLQATSWHRNAQGKIELVTNQSPANFQPELTCAAIPNKF; encoded by the coding sequence ATGAGGGCAATCAAATTTCTCACAACATTCACCACCGGAGTATTAACTGCGGGAATGATATTACCCGCCATAGCTCAGGTAACATCTGATGCTACAACTAATACTCAAGTTAACTCTAGTGGCAATAATTTCATTATTTTAAATGGCATTGCAAAAGAAAATAATTTATTTCATAGTTTCAGTAATTTCTCAGTCCCTACAGGTAGTTCAGCAACTTTTGATTTAGTAAATACACCCAATATTACAAATATATTTAGTCGGGTAACTAGTGGCAATATTTCTCATATTGATGGATTAATTAGCACAATTGGTAACAATCACCCGATAAATTTGTTTTTGATGAATCCAAATGGCATTGTGTTTGGTCAAAATGCCATGTTGAATATTGGCGGCTCATTTGTAGGGACAACAGCAAGTAGTATTAAATTTGCCGATGGCAGCGAATTTAGTGCCGTAAATACTAGTAGCTCACCATTATTAACGATGAGTGTACCTATTGGTCTGCAAATGGGTAATTCTGCCAGTCAGATTCAAGTGCAGGGTAAAGGTAATGATGGCATTGTACCAACGAATAATTTGGGAATAGTAGCAAGCCCAGGAAAGACTTTTGCCTTAGTTGCAGGAGAGATTACATTTAAAGGTGGTGTGATTACTGCACCTATAGGCCGAATTGAAGTAGGCGCAGTTAATAGTGGGACGGTGAATCTGATACCCACACCCATTGGATGGCAGTTAGGTTATACAGAAGTTTCAGATTTGGGAGATATTCAATTTATAGAACGTTCCTCACTGTGGAATCCCTATCCGATAGGCAATCCTTTTGGCGGTATTCAAGTAGTAGCAAGAGATATCACCTTGAATCAATCCCAAATTGCAGCTGCAACTGCGGGCAGCGGACAGGGAGGTAATATTGCAATTAATGCAATGCGATCGCTCTCATTGAGTGGTGTAAATGCCTACGCTTATGCTCCCAGTGCTTGGATTGTCAATCAGGTAGCGCCTGGCGCTACAGGAAATGGTGGAAGTGTGAATATTCAGGCGGGACAATTGACTTTGCTAGATGGTGCAGCGATTGAAACTCTCAGCCTCGGTGCGGGGGCTGCAGGAAAAGTCCAAGTAGTAGCAGATACTATTACAGCCAGTGGTAGTATTGCCCTGCGATCGCCCTTAGCGCCATCTGGTAGTAGTAATAGCAGGATCGCTAGTCAAACTTATGCATCGGGTGCTGGGGGAGATGTTAGTTTGGTAGCCCGCAACCTGACACTAACAGATAGCGGCCAAGTCGGAACAATGGTCTTTCCAGGAGCAACTGGACGAGGAGGAAATGTTACTGTTGATGTCACCGCACGTATTTATGCCAACGGAGTTAACCCAATCAGTTTGCTTTCTAGCGGTATAAATACTTACTCATTTGGCATTGGTAATAGTGGCAATGTCAATGTTTCTACAGGGGCATTAAATCTCATTGATGGGGGTGGAATTTTTACCTTTGCTAGTCGTTTGGCAGGAATACCCGGTACAGGTTTTGGCAATAGCGGAGATGTCACTGTAGTAGCAAGGGAGGGTATTGATATGACGGGTGCATCCCCAGTTTCACCAGCCCAACTCAGCTTTATTGGTACTTCTACTACTGGCTCTGGTAATAGCGGTCAAGTGTCAGTGACTACACCTATGCTGTCAATGCAAGCCGGAGCCTCTTTAGCAACAAGTTCTGTATCTGTAATTGGCAGCTTTGGCGATCCCAATCAGTCTAATAATTTGGGAAATGCTGGCAATATCAGTGTAAATGTAGGAAAAAATTTAACTATCAGTGGTATCAATCCCTTTACCAAGGCTTCTAGTCTCTTAGGAAGCTTAACCTATGGCAACGGTAACGCAGGAGATGTTAAGCTCCAAACTAATCAATTGCAAGTACTTGATGCTGGAGCAGTTGGCAGCGTTACTGGTGGTACTGGCAATGCTGGGGCTTTGACAATCCAGGCAAATGACATTCTAGTAGAAGGTAAGAATATCCATACCTCAGCAATTGCTACTAGCGCACCCATCCCACTGGAAACAGCCCGTCGATTTTATAACCTACCAGATGCGCCCACAGGCAACATAGGTGTATTAAACATCAATACTCAGCAGCTAACAGTTCGTAATGGCGGGAGAGTGAGTGTCACCTATGAAGGCACAGGTAATGCCGGACAGTTAAATATCAATGCTGAGCGAGTCTTTTTGGATAATGGCAATATTATTGCCACTACGAAATCTGGACAAGGTGGCAACATCAATTTAGCGATCGCAAATAGTCTCCTCAGCCGTCATGGCAGTAAAATTAATGCGGAATCGGGTGGCATAGGTAATGGTGGTAACATCAATATCTCCTCTCCTGTAATTGCCGGTTTAGAAAATAGCGATATCATTGCCAATGCTGTGAATGGTAATGGCGGTAATATTCAAATTAGCACTCAAGGTATATTCGGGTTAAAATACAGTCCTCAACTCACAAACGAAAGTGACATCACCGCTAGTTCGCAATTTGGTGTCAACGGTACAGTAGATATTCATAATTTTGGTGTTGATCCTAATTCTGGTTTAGTCGAACTTCCAGCGAATGTTACTGAGCCATCACAACAAATTGCTACAGGTTGTTCTAATGCAAATGGTAGTAGTTTTGTGGCTACAGGCAGGGGTGGGATACCACAAAATCCCGCACGGGAAATAGCGAGCGATCGCCCTTGGGTAGACTTGCGCGATATCTCTGCATTTCATAAAACTAGCACAGTCACGACCAAAATACCTCAATTTCCCAAGGTTCTGCTCCAAGCTACATCTTGGCATCGTAACGCCCAAGGAAAAATAGAATTAGTTACTAATCAATCTCCAGCAAATTTCCAACCAGAATTAACCTGTGCTGCTATTCCTAACAAATTCTAG
- a CDS encoding hybrid sensor histidine kinase/response regulator, with the protein MIKDSSAKLKHILLVDDNPHNLKVLSEMMNGCGWKTLMATDGESAIEQAGYAHPYLIMLDVMMPGIDGFETCRRLKANSSTEKIPIIFMTALSDTSSKVQALELGAVDYICKPFQEKEVLARVKTHVSLYSLQVELEELVQERTAELIKAKDKAEIANRAKSNFLSVMSHELRTPLNAILGMAEGLKDEIFGTINEQQKQALLTIEQSGEHLLALIDDILDVSRIERGAIELKLTSVNIEEICNDVLSIISQQAVNKDIQLVAEIQPNLNKITIDKQRIAQSIIYLLSNAVKFTPKNGQVTLTVESVPTSVYQTEIKYIDCTQNHHPWLVISVTDTGIGIATEDIDKLFQPFVQLDSGLSRQYEGSGLGLFLVKQIVEQHGGNIWVHSEVGKGSCFTIEIPFLS; encoded by the coding sequence ATGATAAAAGATAGTTCTGCCAAATTAAAGCATATTCTTTTAGTAGATGATAATCCTCATAATCTGAAAGTGTTATCGGAAATGATGAACGGATGTGGCTGGAAAACATTAATGGCCACAGATGGAGAATCAGCTATTGAACAAGCAGGATATGCTCACCCATATTTAATCATGCTAGATGTGATGATGCCGGGAATCGATGGGTTTGAAACTTGTCGGAGGTTGAAGGCTAATTCTAGTACAGAGAAGATTCCAATTATCTTTATGACAGCTTTATCTGATACCAGCAGTAAAGTTCAAGCTTTAGAGTTAGGAGCAGTCGATTACATTTGCAAACCCTTCCAAGAAAAAGAAGTATTAGCAAGGGTCAAAACTCATGTTTCTTTATATTCATTACAGGTGGAATTGGAAGAACTTGTCCAAGAACGTACTGCTGAACTGATTAAGGCTAAAGACAAAGCAGAAATTGCCAACCGAGCAAAAAGTAATTTTCTTTCGGTGATGAGTCATGAACTGCGTACTCCTCTTAATGCCATCTTGGGTATGGCAGAAGGGTTAAAAGATGAAATTTTTGGTACTATTAACGAGCAACAAAAACAAGCACTATTAACTATTGAACAGAGTGGAGAACATTTGCTGGCGTTAATCGACGATATTCTCGATGTATCCAGAATTGAAAGAGGAGCCATCGAACTGAAACTGACATCGGTTAATATTGAAGAAATTTGTAACGATGTTCTCTCCATCATTAGTCAACAAGCAGTAAATAAAGATATTCAATTAGTTGCAGAAATTCAGCCCAATTTAAATAAAATTACGATTGACAAGCAACGTATAGCTCAATCAATAATATATTTACTGAGTAATGCAGTTAAATTTACTCCTAAGAATGGTCAGGTTACACTAACAGTTGAATCCGTTCCCACATCAGTTTATCAAACAGAAATTAAATATATTGACTGTACACAAAATCATCATCCCTGGCTGGTAATATCTGTAACTGATACTGGCATTGGCATAGCCACAGAAGATATTGACAAACTTTTTCAACCTTTTGTGCAATTGGACAGCGGTTTGAGCCGTCAATATGAAGGTAGTGGATTAGGGCTATTTTTAGTCAAGCAAATTGTCGAACAACATGGCGGTAATATTTGGGTTCATAGCGAGGTTGGGAAGGGAAGTTGCTTTACTATTGAGATTCCTTTCCTGAGCTAA
- a CDS encoding filamentous hemagglutinin N-terminal domain-containing protein has translation MKATFVWLGLVNIVLLPLGIMLMGSSYANAQVTIDGTLNTTVTQSSNDFSILNGSAAGNNLFHSFQQFSVPTGGSATFDLINTPNISNIFSRVTGGTISHIDGMIRTINNNNPVSLFLLNPSGIMFGQNASLNISGSFVGTTADSIKFADGFKFNATEATPLPLLTMSVPVGLQMGANAGKISSQGTPALNFWFRPSQIFKAQTVALVGSQIDINNTSLANPDGRVELWALQNAEVGLNNQAGLQFTSPTAADWGIVTLKQSSLIDTTGINGGAINIRGRGLRLQDGSGIASATNKFGQGEGITVKTTEFVDLLGASASENYETAGLFTSVFGTGAKAGDISIETERLRIANGAWLQSINNGFNFDFSTFQLTPITDSSTGNITVRAKDVEVNGYNPFISPFTNIANFRPSAITTLVNGGDRNNSGKITIEADRVRLLNGGRISTDLLGFGSITTGKSGDISIQASESLDIQGVTPSGLTGAVISSIQPYADGQGGNITINTGYLKIADGGTVSSALSGAGKAGNIEINAEWH, from the coding sequence ATGAAAGCAACTTTTGTTTGGTTAGGGTTGGTAAATATAGTGCTTCTGCCATTGGGCATAATGCTCATGGGGAGTAGCTATGCCAATGCCCAAGTGACTATTGACGGTACTCTCAACACCACCGTCACTCAAAGTAGCAATGATTTCAGCATCCTTAATGGTAGTGCTGCTGGTAATAACTTGTTTCATAGTTTTCAGCAGTTTTCTGTTCCTACAGGTGGTTCAGCTACATTCGATTTAATCAATACACCCAACATTTCCAACATATTTAGCCGTGTTACAGGGGGTACTATTTCTCATATTGATGGCATGATTCGGACGATTAATAATAACAATCCCGTCAGCCTATTTTTGCTTAATCCTAGTGGCATTATGTTTGGGCAGAACGCCAGTCTCAATATTAGTGGTTCATTTGTGGGCACAACTGCTGATAGCATCAAATTTGCAGACGGGTTCAAGTTTAATGCCACTGAAGCTACACCACTGCCTTTATTAACTATGAGTGTACCAGTGGGGCTGCAAATGGGAGCGAATGCGGGAAAAATTAGCTCTCAAGGAACACCAGCCCTCAACTTCTGGTTTCGCCCTTCACAAATATTCAAAGCTCAAACTGTGGCTTTGGTGGGTAGTCAAATAGATATTAATAATACTAGCCTTGCCAATCCCGATGGCAGAGTTGAATTATGGGCCTTGCAAAATGCTGAGGTTGGGTTGAATAATCAAGCCGGATTGCAATTCACTAGTCCCACCGCAGCTGATTGGGGAATAGTTACCCTCAAACAATCGTCACTCATTGATACTACTGGGATCAATGGTGGAGCCATCAACATTCGAGGGCGTGGTTTGAGACTTCAGGATGGTTCGGGAATTGCTTCTGCCACTAATAAATTTGGTCAAGGGGAAGGTATCACAGTCAAAACTACAGAATTTGTAGATTTGTTGGGAGCCTCTGCCAGTGAGAATTATGAAACTGCTGGATTATTCACTAGTGTATTTGGCACTGGGGCAAAGGCAGGAGACATTTCCATTGAAACTGAGCGTTTACGAATTGCAAATGGAGCTTGGTTACAATCTATCAATAATGGCTTTAACTTTGACTTCTCCACTTTTCAGCTTACCCCAATCACAGATTCTAGTACGGGAAATATTACCGTTCGTGCCAAGGATGTGGAAGTGAATGGATACAACCCATTTATCTCCCCTTTTACCAATATTGCTAATTTTCGCCCTAGCGCTATTACCACTTTAGTAAATGGTGGGGACAGGAATAATAGCGGCAAAATCACCATTGAGGCTGATAGAGTGCGGTTGCTGAATGGAGGCCGCATTAGTACTGATTTACTTGGCTTTGGCTCGATCACCACTGGTAAATCTGGCGACATCTCAATCCAAGCTAGCGAGAGCCTGGACATTCAAGGAGTTACACCTTCGGGACTGACTGGTGCTGTTATCAGCTCAATTCAACCTTATGCAGATGGTCAAGGAGGCAATATCACCATCAATACTGGATATTTAAAAATAGCAGATGGAGGAACTGTATCTAGTGCCCTTTCCGGTGCAGGTAAAGCGGGAAATATAGAGATTAATGCCGAATGGCACTAA